The DNA window CCTGCTTCGCCTCGATCAGCGGGTCCACCGGCTGGTGCTCCGAGCCCGGATAGACGCGGATCTCCACCTCGCCCCGGTCCACCTCCTTGCCGTCGGCCCAGATCCGGCGCACGCCGGCGATCTCGCCTTCGCAAAGCGCGAAGGCCGCGTTGGCGAAATAGGAATAGTCGGTGACCTTCGGCCCGCCTCCCTTGCCGCCCTGCCGGCTCGTCGTGCTCTTCTCCTCGAACCGCGTCGCCCAGATCAGCGTGCCGCTCGTGCGCACCGTGCCGTAGAGACGCGGCAGGGGCGCGCCGTCCTCGGCTGTGAACGGCCTCGCCGACGTCAGCCGCGGTCCCTCGTAACGCTGTGTGCCCGTGATCAGCGCCCGGTCGACCATATAGCCGGCTATCGCGCCCGCGGCCGAGCCGATGGCCGTGCCGACCGGGCCGAACACGCCGCCCAGGAACGCACCGGCCGCCTGCAGAAGGATGGTCGCCATCATTCACTCCGTTGCTAGGGGCTGCCGGGGGTTCCCCCTCTCTCGCAAATTCCAAGGACTTGGCTCCGCCAGGCCCGGGAATTTGCTTTCTCTCCCGCAAGGGGAGAGACAACGCCGGCATCAACTTTCCTGCCAATCGCCAGCGCCGGTGATTTTGCCGAGGCGATGGCGCAGGACGCCTATCTCTCCCCTTGCGGGAGAGAAAGCGATCTCAACATCTTAGCCGCAGGCTAAGTGTTGGAAATCGCAAGAGAGAGGTAACTCCATTGGCCAAATCTACGGAAAAGCGAAAACCCCGGCGATGCGCCGACGCCACTGCGGCACGAGCGCCGAGGTCACGACGCCCCGGCCCTCATAGGCGTGGATGAACGCATCCCCGCTCACCAGAATGCCCGCATGCTTGGCCGGCAAGTGCTGGCGCCAGCGGAAGAGCACGAGCCTGCCCGGTACGAGATCGGCCCTCCCGCATTCGATGAAGTGCCGCCTGGCCGCGTCGAGCAGCCGTTCCTCGCCGCTCGCCTCGGCCCAATCCATGCTGTAGGGGCCGGGCGGCTCCGGCTCGCCGCCATAGAGCTCCATCCAGACACCGCGGACGAGGCCCAGGCAATCGCAGCCCACGCCCCTGCGGCTCGCCTGGTGCCGGTAAGGGGTTCCGAGCCAGGAAAGCGCTGCCGCGATCACCGCTGCCGGCGCAGCCATGTCCTCGGTCATTCCACGACAGGGCCGCCGTCGAAGACCTGCCCCTCCACCACATAAGAATAGCCGACGTCGTTCCCCGGCAGATGCGGGAAGCCGCGGAAATTGGCGCTGTTGGCAAATTTCGCCCTGCAGGTTGAAAACTGCTTGTCGCAGCCGGCGGTCACGGTGAAGGCATCGCCCGGCGCGACGGCCGCCGCCGTGTCCCGCCAGAGGTCGAGCACGGTCCCTTCGATGTCCTTCCGATGCGCAGAGACCCGTTCCCGCCGTCCGGCGCTCGCGCCCGAAGTCCAGGTCAGGATCCCGTTCGCGAACCAGCCGCTCTCGAACGCCTCGAGCCCGGAGACGGCAATGCTGTTGCCCTGCGTCGACACCAGCGTGCCCGCCCCCTTCCACCGGCCGTCCTCCAGGTTCACGCGGCAGCGCCCGTCGCCAAGCTCCGCATCGCAGAGCCTGCGCACCGTGCGGCCGTTTGTCTGGTCGAGCGCCCGTTCCGGGCTTTCCAGTTCCGCCACGAAGCGCCCGTCGCGTCGCGCGATCTGCCCGATCACCGCGCGCCTCAGCCGCGCGAACTCCTCCGGCCGCTGCCAGTTGACGAGCAGCGTCTCCACCGTCGCCCCGTCATAGAGACCCGCGACGACATCGCCTTCGCCGATGTCGAGCGAGGAGAGCGCCCCCTCGACATCCACGGTGTCGACGGCAAGCCCCAGCGAGCGCCGCGCTTCGGTCGCCGAAAGCCCGGTCTCCGGCATGAACACCGTGCCGTCGCAGGCGATCTGCCGGTCATGGTCGGTGAAGCCCATCACCTGGCCATCGCCGCGCGTCAGCCGCCAGCAATGGCAGAGCGTGGTGACCTCCTTTCCCAGATGCGCCGCAAGCGCGGCCGGAATCTTCGCCATCACAGCACCTCCACCAGCGGGATCGAGGGGATCTGACCGGCCCGGAACGCCGTCACGCACGCCGAAAGCCGTTCCGTGTCGAAGCGCACGGGCACGTCGAACTCGAAGCCGGCGGTGATCTTCTCTCCCGCCGCCGGTATGGCGCCGGCGGAGAAGACCAGTTCACCCGTCTCCGGATCGGTCGAATAGTCGGCCGAGATCTGT is part of the Chelativorans sp. AA-79 genome and encodes:
- a CDS encoding NlpC/P60 family protein, producing MAAPAAVIAAALSWLGTPYRHQASRRGVGCDCLGLVRGVWMELYGGEPEPPGPYSMDWAEASGEERLLDAARRHFIECGRADLVPGRLVLFRWRQHLPAKHAGILVSGDAFIHAYEGRGVVTSALVPQWRRRIAGVFAFP
- a CDS encoding DUF2163 domain-containing protein, with translation MAKIPAALAAHLGKEVTTLCHCWRLTRGDGQVMGFTDHDRQIACDGTVFMPETGLSATEARRSLGLAVDTVDVEGALSSLDIGEGDVVAGLYDGATVETLLVNWQRPEEFARLRRAVIGQIARRDGRFVAELESPERALDQTNGRTVRRLCDAELGDGRCRVNLEDGRWKGAGTLVSTQGNSIAVSGLEAFESGWFANGILTWTSGASAGRRERVSAHRKDIEGTVLDLWRDTAAAVAPGDAFTVTAGCDKQFSTCRAKFANSANFRGFPHLPGNDVGYSYVVEGQVFDGGPVVE